One region of Parerythrobacter jejuensis genomic DNA includes:
- a CDS encoding tRNA-binding protein — translation MHLSHSPEAEAAATIAFDDFLKADIRIGTIVAADKFPEARKPSYKLLIDFGPAIGEKKSCAQIVANYLIDELPGRQVAAVVNFPPRQIGPAMSEVLTLGFADEAGEVVLFAPDVKVPNGSRLF, via the coding sequence GTGCATCTTTCGCATTCACCCGAGGCCGAAGCTGCGGCGACGATAGCATTCGACGATTTTCTAAAGGCCGATATCCGTATCGGAACTATCGTCGCAGCGGATAAATTCCCCGAGGCGCGCAAGCCGAGTTACAAGCTGCTGATCGATTTCGGCCCTGCCATCGGAGAGAAGAAAAGCTGCGCCCAGATCGTCGCCAATTATCTTATCGATGAATTGCCCGGACGGCAGGTGGCGGCGGTGGTGAACTTCCCTCCCCGTCAGATCGGCCCCGCCATGTCGGAGGTCCTAACCTTGGGCTTCGCTGACGAAGCAGGCGAAGTTGTCCTGTTTGCGCCAGATGTGAAGGTTCCGAACGGATCACGGCTGTTCTAG
- a CDS encoding GNAT family N-acetyltransferase, with protein sequence MGDVEFREPLAHECDAITELCMRSKAVWRYDSAFMELCRPELTATPEQLDAHYWRCAIVDGAIIGVVELVVHQDTATLEKLFVDPNDMVSGVGRQLMCMAQRHAIASGASKIEIDADPGAVPFYEKLGAHCTGEVESESIPGRMLPKLILNLA encoded by the coding sequence TTGGGCGACGTCGAATTTCGCGAACCTCTCGCTCACGAATGCGATGCGATCACTGAACTCTGCATGCGGTCAAAAGCTGTGTGGAGATATGACAGCGCGTTCATGGAGCTGTGCCGTCCGGAATTGACCGCCACACCCGAACAACTTGATGCCCACTATTGGCGCTGCGCGATTGTAGATGGAGCCATCATTGGTGTTGTGGAGTTAGTAGTCCACCAAGACACAGCCACCCTCGAGAAGCTGTTTGTGGACCCGAACGACATGGTATCCGGGGTTGGGCGTCAGCTGATGTGCATGGCTCAGCGCCACGCCATAGCGTCCGGTGCATCAAAGATCGAAATCGATGCCGACCCGGGGGCAGTTCCCTTTTACGAAAAGCTAGGCGCGCATTGTACAGGTGAAGTGGAATCTGAAAGCATTCCCGGGAGGATGCTTCCCAAGCTTATCCTGAACTTGGCTTAA